Within the Devosia lucknowensis genome, the region GATGGTGGGAGTAACAAGGATTGAACTTGTGACCCTTCGCGTGTGAAGCGAATGCTCTCCCGCTGAGCTATACTCCCACGTCGCCACTATCCCGCGAGGGACACTGACGAACCGGAAAGAGATGGTGGGCGTAACAAGGATCGAACTTGTGACCCCTACGATGTCAACGTAGTGCTCTCCCGCTGAGCTATACGCCCATCTCTCCGGGCCGGACTGGCTGCGCCGTTCCGGTGGCGCGGATAGACCATAAAACCCATTGGGGGGTCAAGACCCTTTGACGACGCCTTGGGGACAAATCGCTCCGCGTCATCAGTTTGTGGAAAACTTCGTCCCAATTATCCCGGCGTCGCGGCCGGAATCAGGCCGCCAGCAGGCGCTCCACCTCGTTGACGAGATCCTTGAGGTGGAAGGGCTTGGACAGGACGGACGCATCCTTGGGCGCGTCACTGTCCGGGTTGAGGGCCACCGCGGCAAAACCGGTGATGAACATCACCTTGAGATCGGGATCGAGTTCGGTCGCGCGGCGCGCCAGTTCGATCCCG harbors:
- the cpdR gene encoding cell cycle two-component system response regulator CpdR, which encodes MKRILLAEDDNDMRQFLTRALKNAGYEVVSFDNGLSAYERLREEPFSLLLSDIVMPEMDGIELARRATELDPDLKVMFITGFAAVALNPDSDAPKDASVLSKPFHLKDLVNEVERLLAA